In Burkholderia pseudomultivorans, the DNA window TATGTGCATGCGAAGCGCGCGTTCGCGACGCGCGCGCTGCCCGACGTGATCCTGCTCGCGCCGAACGCGGTCGAGGCGAAGCTGCCGTTCGTCGGCGCGGGCGAGCGCCTGGCCGCCGATTTCATCCGTCCGGCCGGCGACGCCGCGCAACCGTACCGCGATCTCGGCCTCGAGGAACTCGACGCCGCGCAGGTCGCGCTCGAGGAAGCCGACTTCATCGTGTCGGCCGGCAACGGCGTGACCGACATCGGCGCGTTCGAGCGGCTGGCCGCCACCTTCGGCGCGGCGATCGGCGCGAGCCGCGTCGCGGTCGACAACGGCCATTTCACGCGCGACAAGCAGGTCGGCGCGACCGGCAAGACGGTCGAGGCCAGCGTGTACATCGCGTTCGGCATTTCGGGCGCGGTGCAGCATCTGCAGGGGATCAAGGACTGCCGCCACGTGATCGCGGTGAACCTCGACGGCAGCGCGCCGATCGCGAAGCGCGCGAACCTGACGGTGGTCGGCGACGCGCAGGCGACGATCGCCGCGCTGATCGAACAGGTGCAGGCCGCGCGCGCCGCGCGCGGACAATCGCCGGCCGCGGTCGGCGCCCGTGAACCGGAAGGAGTTGCAGCATGAATGCCCCCCGCCAGTTGCAACGCATCGCGGTGCTCGTGTCCGTCGGCCGGCACCCCGTCAGCGGCGCCGCGCGCTACAGCCGCAACGACGCGGCCGCGCTCGAGACAGGCCGCGCGCTCGCCGAGCGGCATCGCGCGAAGCTCGACGTGATCCATGCGGGCGATCCCGCGAATCCGGCGCTCGCCGAATACCTGGCGCTCGGCGCGCGCGAGGTCGAGGTGCTGGTCTGCGACGACGGCGAGGATGTCGCGCATGCGCTCGCCGCGCGCGTCGAGGGCTACGACCTCGTGCTGACCGGCACGCGCGCCGAGGGCGCGTACGACACCGGGATGCTGCCGTATCGCGTCGCTGCGTTGCTCGGCTATCCGCTCGTCGGCTCGGCCGTCGACGTGACGATCGACGGCGACCGCGCAGCAGTCCGGCAATTTTTGCCGAAAGGTTTGCGGCGGCGCGTCGATGCGGCGCTGCCGGCCGTCGTCGCGGTCCATCCGCTTGCCAATGCGCAGCCGCGCTACGCGTACGCCCGGCTGCGCGCCGGCGCGATCCGTCCGAGCCGCACGGCGACCGGCCGGGATGCCGAAGCGGCGGCGTGGACGGTCGGCGCGATCGAGCGCAAACCCGTCAAGCTGGTCGCGGCCGAGAAGCGCTCCGGGCATGCCCGGATGCTGTCGGCGACGACGACCGAAAGCCGCGGCGGCAACGTCGTAATTGAGGGGAGTTCAGTCGAAAAAGCACAAGTGATCCTCACGTATTTGCGCGAGCATCAGCTCATCGACTATTGATTTTGATGCCTGTCGGCAAGAACCCAGGGATGCAAGGAATCCGGAGCAAACGATGAAAGTATCGGCAGACATTCGTGCACTGATCGAGCGGCGCAAGGAAGGCTACAGCCTCGAGGCGCCGTTCTACACGAGCGAGGAGATCTTCGCGCTGGACATGGAGACGATTTTCCGCCAGCACTGGATCCAGGTGGCGGTCGAACCCGATATCCCCGAACCGGGCGATTACGTGACGGTGGAACTGGGGAGCGATTCGATCCTGATCGTGCGCGACGACGACATGGCGATCCGCGCGTTCCATAACGTGTGCCGTCACCGCGGCGCGCGCCTCTGCAACGAGGACAAGGGTTCGGTCGGCAACATCGTGTGTCCGTACCACAGCTGGACCTACAACCTGACGGGCCAGCTGATGTTCGCCGAGCACATGGGCGAGAAGTTCGACCGCTGCAAGCACAGCCTGAAGTCGGTGCACGTCGAGAACCTCGCGGGCCTGATCTTCATCTGCCTCGCCGACGAGCCGCCCGTCGACTTCGCGAAGATGCGCGCCGAGATGGAGCCGTACCTGCTGCCGCACGACCTGCCGAACACGAAGATCGCCGCGCAGATCGACATCATCGAGGAAGGCAACTGGAAGCTCACGATGGAGAACAACCGCGAGTGCTATCACTGCGTCGCGAACCATCCGGAGCTGACCATTTCGCTGTACGAGTACGGCTTCGGCTACCAGCGCTCGGATGCGAACGCCGAAGGCATGGATGCATTCGCCGAGACCTGCGTCCGGCGCGGCAAGGAATGGGCCGAGATGGGCCTGCCGTCCGCCGAGATCGAGAAGCTGCTCGACGTGACGGGGTTCCGCACGCAGCGCCTGCCGCTCGACCGCAGTGGCGAATCGCAGACGCTCGACGCGAAGGTCGCATCGAAGAAGCTGCTCGGCAAGTTCGACCAGGCCGATCTCGGCGGGCTGTCGTTCTGGACGCAGCCGAATTCGTGGCACCACTTCATGAGCGATCACATCGTCACGTTCTCGGTGATCCCGCTGTCGGCCGGCAAGACGCTGGTGCGTACGAAGTGGCTCGTGCACAAGGACGCGAAGGAAGGCATCGACTACGACGTGAAGAACCTGACGGCCGTGTGGAACGCGACCAACGACCAGGACCGCGCGCTGGTCGAGTTCTCGCAGCGCGGCGCGAACAGCAGCGCATACGAGCCGGGCCCGTACTCGCCGTACACGGAAGGGCTCGTCGAAAAATTCTCGGCCTGGTACATCGGCCGGCTCGCCGAAAAAACCGGCGCATAGCGATTAGCGATCTAGCGATTTAGCAGCGGAGTCAGACATGATGCGAGATGCGGCCAATTTCGAGCCGACCGACAGCCGGGTGACGCGCCCGGCTTTCTGGAACGCCCTTTCCGAGCGCTGGACGAGCGACGTCGAGGAAACGCTGGTGTGTTGCCACGTGCGGCAGGAAACGCACGACGTGAAGAGTTTCTTCTTCCGTTCGCCGCAGGGCCGCACGTTCTCGTTCGAGCCCGGGCAGTTCCTCACGCTCGAACTGGACATCGACGGCGAGACGATCAATCGCTGCTACACGATCTCGTCGTCGCCGACGCGGCCGCATACGGTGTCGATCACCGTCAAGCGCGTGCCGGGCGGCAAGGTGTCGAAC includes these proteins:
- a CDS encoding electron transfer flavoprotein subunit alpha/FixB family protein; the encoded protein is MNTIKRIDPRRPFIITPAGLKRITLGEEGSADASAANWSGHGHAASAAKPRRALQDPKHVLLVVAHSERGALDDPARQAIAAAALLADAQTEVALLAFGELKDDVAELGVDKLVELAGFDRRAFAPESELQALQACVAALAPKHVFLPDNATGDGDLGRRYAAAAGASVATHVVEIDAKHVGAYVHAKRAFATRALPDVILLAPNAVEAKLPFVGAGERLAADFIRPAGDAAQPYRDLGLEELDAAQVALEEADFIVSAGNGVTDIGAFERLAATFGAAIGASRVAVDNGHFTRDKQVGATGKTVEASVYIAFGISGAVQHLQGIKDCRHVIAVNLDGSAPIAKRANLTVVGDAQATIAALIEQVQAARAARGQSPAAVGAREPEGVAA
- a CDS encoding electron transfer flavoprotein subunit beta/FixA family protein, which produces MNAPRQLQRIAVLVSVGRHPVSGAARYSRNDAAALETGRALAERHRAKLDVIHAGDPANPALAEYLALGAREVEVLVCDDGEDVAHALAARVEGYDLVLTGTRAEGAYDTGMLPYRVAALLGYPLVGSAVDVTIDGDRAAVRQFLPKGLRRRVDAALPAVVAVHPLANAQPRYAYARLRAGAIRPSRTATGRDAEAAAWTVGAIERKPVKLVAAEKRSGHARMLSATTTESRGGNVVIEGSSVEKAQVILTYLREHQLIDY
- a CDS encoding aromatic ring-hydroxylating oxygenase subunit alpha — encoded protein: MKVSADIRALIERRKEGYSLEAPFYTSEEIFALDMETIFRQHWIQVAVEPDIPEPGDYVTVELGSDSILIVRDDDMAIRAFHNVCRHRGARLCNEDKGSVGNIVCPYHSWTYNLTGQLMFAEHMGEKFDRCKHSLKSVHVENLAGLIFICLADEPPVDFAKMRAEMEPYLLPHDLPNTKIAAQIDIIEEGNWKLTMENNRECYHCVANHPELTISLYEYGFGYQRSDANAEGMDAFAETCVRRGKEWAEMGLPSAEIEKLLDVTGFRTQRLPLDRSGESQTLDAKVASKKLLGKFDQADLGGLSFWTQPNSWHHFMSDHIVTFSVIPLSAGKTLVRTKWLVHKDAKEGIDYDVKNLTAVWNATNDQDRALVEFSQRGANSSAYEPGPYSPYTEGLVEKFSAWYIGRLAEKTGA